In Marinobacter sp. LQ44, the following are encoded in one genomic region:
- the tadA gene encoding tRNA adenosine(34) deaminase TadA: MSDSPKNDQYWMSRALMLAERAASIGEVPVGAIVVRDGKELGVGYNAPITGCDPTAHAEIRALRDASARVGNYRLTGATLYVTLEPCTMCVGAIVHSRISRLVYGAREPKAGAVESARCTLDEAHLNWQVEAEGGVLGDECGQVISDFFSRRRAEIRRRRKQNSGKE; this comes from the coding sequence ATGTCGGATTCACCAAAGAATGATCAATACTGGATGTCCCGTGCACTGATGCTGGCGGAGCGGGCGGCCTCGATAGGCGAAGTGCCCGTTGGCGCGATTGTTGTCCGTGATGGTAAGGAGCTGGGCGTGGGTTACAATGCGCCCATTACCGGTTGTGATCCCACAGCCCACGCGGAGATTCGGGCTTTGCGGGATGCCTCCGCCAGGGTAGGGAACTACCGGCTGACCGGGGCAACTTTATACGTCACCCTTGAGCCTTGCACCATGTGTGTGGGCGCCATTGTGCACAGCCGAATCAGCCGCCTTGTTTATGGTGCCCGCGAGCCCAAAGCGGGTGCGGTAGAATCTGCCCGGTGTACGCTGGACGAGGCCCACCTTAACTGGCAAGTAGAAGCGGAAGGCGGTGTCCTGGGAGACGAGTGCGGCCAAGTTATCAGTGATTTTTTCAGCCGGCGGCGGGCGGAGATTCGGCGGCGGCGTAAACAGAATTCAGGGAAGGAGTAA